One window from the genome of Candidatus Chlorohelix allophototropha encodes:
- a CDS encoding sensor histidine kinase, with product MKAATFKRPVVGRLSIKLFLSYLIVIGLGTLTLLVAVNQVAIDSFTGRMRQYRGGTTIPGQGRGTAQRGLGALDPAVADAFQGAINDALLVAGIVAVVVAVITSLVVTGRITGPVRRMSEASRRIAAGKYSERVVTKSKDELGELAYNFNQMAETLEETEHRRMELIGDVAHELRTPVATLEGYLEGLLDGVIESNERTWAKLHDEAGRLRRLVDDLQELSRAEARQVPLNIASVNPLEIAQVAIERLSHQYAEKGLEFSTELSQKLPTIKADHDRTVQVLTNLLTNSLRYTPAPGKVQLTLSHKGNEVEYRVTDNGVGIAPENLPHLFERFYRVDKSRSRALGGSGIGLTIAKALVEEMGGTIQAESAGAGKGATFSFTLPIAQ from the coding sequence ATGAAAGCCGCGACATTCAAACGTCCTGTGGTTGGAAGATTATCCATCAAATTGTTCCTTTCCTACCTGATAGTAATAGGGCTAGGCACGCTGACTTTGCTGGTGGCAGTAAATCAGGTGGCAATCGACTCATTTACCGGGCGGATGCGCCAGTATCGGGGCGGAACCACTATACCGGGACAGGGGCGTGGCACTGCTCAGCGTGGGTTGGGGGCGCTCGATCCAGCGGTGGCGGATGCCTTTCAGGGCGCTATTAATGATGCGCTGCTGGTGGCTGGTATAGTGGCAGTGGTGGTGGCGGTCATTACCAGTTTGGTAGTTACGGGTAGGATAACGGGACCGGTACGCCGAATGTCAGAAGCCAGTCGCCGAATTGCTGCCGGAAAGTACAGCGAACGAGTGGTTACCAAAAGCAAAGACGAACTTGGAGAATTGGCATATAACTTTAACCAGATGGCGGAAACGTTGGAGGAAACTGAGCATCGCCGCATGGAACTGATCGGAGATGTAGCACACGAGCTTAGAACCCCGGTTGCCACTCTGGAAGGTTATTTAGAGGGGTTACTGGACGGCGTAATTGAATCGAACGAACGCACTTGGGCGAAACTCCACGATGAAGCCGGACGATTGCGGCGGTTGGTGGACGATTTGCAGGAACTATCGCGGGCGGAAGCTCGGCAAGTACCGCTCAATATAGCCTCGGTAAACCCGCTTGAAATTGCACAGGTAGCGATTGAGCGACTCTCCCACCAATATGCCGAGAAAGGGCTGGAGTTTTCCACCGAACTATCTCAAAAGCTGCCCACAATCAAAGCCGATCACGACCGGACGGTGCAAGTGCTGACCAATCTGCTGACCAACTCCTTGCGCTACACCCCTGCCCCCGGCAAGGTACAACTTACGCTAAGCCACAAAGGAAATGAAGTGGAATACCGAGTAACGGATAATGGAGTGGGCATTGCTCCCGAAAATCTGCCACACCTGTTCGAGCGGTTCTATCGAGTGGATAAATCCCGGAGTCGGGCGTTGGGCGGTTCTGGTATCGGTCTGACCATTGCAAAAGCGTTGGTAGAAGAAATGGGCGGTACAATTCAGGCGGAGTCTGCCGGAGCAGGCAAGGGTGCTACCTTCAGTTTCACCTTGCCGATAGCCCAATAG